The Microplitis mediator isolate UGA2020A chromosome 8, iyMicMedi2.1, whole genome shotgun sequence genome has a window encoding:
- the LOC130673231 gene encoding uncharacterized protein LOC130673231, which translates to METRIMQQRQKVIELPRTDDIQRLSEYLDKKISKNRKKLKTNFSKLVWRDLAEALLAQLQLFNRKRAGELERFEIQDYEKMTFITEKDEGYELLSESDKKAAKEYGRATICGKLHKNVPLLLNSKVRKGLIELLKFRTEAGVSSRNPFVFGIAGYYKDSHLCASTVLRKFSEECGAERPDLLRGTGLCKQLATKCTELQLNPGEVSKVADYLGHDINIHKNIYQQRAKSDILNMSKILHIAQKPDRSADDSTISMNSTHNLETENSTNASFPDTSSNNQSHVDDHQDKSDTVNSSKDSNFKITSKAKVTFKTQVTKNSAESKKITRARWSEDEKKTIQRYFAEYLRTKSLPSFQLIKKFKAQYNILPGRSPQIIKTYISNFHRTMPKVNQINKSEKNKSQFHSNDKKNYF; encoded by the exons ATGGAAACCAGAATAATGCAACAACGTCAAAAAGTTATCGAACTACCTCGAACAGACGATATACAGCGATTATCTGagtatttagataaaaaaatcagcaaaaatcgtaaaaaattgaagaCCAACTTTAGTAAACTCGTATGGCGTGATCTAGCTGAAGCATTATTAGCGCAACTGCAGTTATTTAATCGAAAACGTGCGGGGGAGTTAGAAAGATTTGAAATTCAGGATTACGAAAAAATGACATTCATCACAGAAAAAGACGAAGGTTATGAATTACTGTCTGAGTCAGATAAAAAAGCAGCCAAAGAATATGGTCGTGCTACAATATGTGGTAAACTACATAAAAATGTGCCATTGCTGCTTAATTCAAAAGTTCGAAAAGGTCTTATTGAGTTGTTGAAATTTCGTACTGAGGCAGGAGTCAGTTCTAGAAACCCATTTGTTTTCGGGATAGCAGGTTATTACAAAGATTCTCATCTCTGTGCTAGTACtgttttaagaaaattttcggaaGAATGTGGAGCTGAAAGACCAGATTTACTCCGTGGCACTGGACTCTGTAAACAACTTGCTACGAAGTGTACTGAGCTACAGCTAAACCCCGGAGAAGTTTCAAAAGTAGCTGACTATTTAGGgcatgatataaatattcataagaATATTTATCAACAACGTGCTAAATCTGATATACTCAATATGTCTAAAATTCTACATATAGCCCAAAAACCAGATCGTTCAGCTGATGATTCAACCATATCTATGAATTCTACACATAACTTAGAGACTGAAAATTCAACAAATGCAAGTTTTCCAG ACACATCGAGTAATAACCAGTCTCATGTTGACGATCATCAAGATAAGAGTGATACTGTTAATTCATCAAAGGActcgaatttcaaaattacatcTAAAGCTAAAGTTACTTTTAAAACACaagtaacaaaaaattcagctgaatctaaaaaaatcactcgAGCTCGCTGGAgtgaagatgaaaaaaaaacaattcaacGTTACTTTGCTGAGTATTTAAGAACGAAAAGCCTTCCTTCGTttcaactaataaaaaaatttaaagctcagtataatattttaccaGGTCGCAGTccacaaattataaaaacttatataagtaattttcATCGTACGATGCCGAAagtaaatcaaattaataagagcgaaaaaaacaaaagtcaatttcattcaaatgataaaaaaaattacttttaa